The DNA sequence tGTCAGTGTTTTCTTAGTGTGTGTTGTGGGGACTAGTATGGTGCTTTAactcaaaaatcaaaattaagtgAATGGAGACCTaagtcaaaaagaaaaagagggaTAGATGAAATTTGCTGACCTTGAATTCTCTCCATTAGTTTACACTCATTAATGTATGAAGATTTTTAGGTGGAATATCATTATAACTTTCGTTtggatatttttatttataacatGCACCccacaaattaaattgaaaaaagaaaaagaaattctCAATTCAAATAAtctattacatatatatgtgatttctttttataagtatgtaattaaaattttataactgttgatacttaaattaattttgagaaaTCTAAAACTAATATAAGTATAATTTAACTTTATTagataagaaactaattttaattacatgtaagtaattggttttttaatttattgccttaataaaattactattaactgttttttttattaaaaaaattgttttttcatcaaaaaaaactGATATTGACTGTATCgaagtaaaatttatatgaattttttaataatatttttaaatatttatgatgatttattctatatttttaaggattttttttaatttcatatttagtACAATTAAGTTTGTATGTTATATACTTTATTTTAGAAGAAGATAGTCTTACCAGCTGGCATGTGTGCGATTTTTTTCTCTCCAGGTTCGTAGGTTTCATCGTTTTGACGGCTCCGAAGTTTCAGCGTGGACGGCTTCTTGCGGCTAGATTTTTTCACGTTCCGTTCACTGTGTTTTCACTGGTGGAGCTTGCATTCGAACGTATAGTTTCTTTTCTCGTACGATCATAGATTTTCAGCATCTCAGGGTTgtttttttgaagaattttctcaCGGGTTCTGGGTTCTTCTACGGCAGTGACTGATTTCCTGCGACTGGTGCTCTTGCGACTGGGTTCGTCGGTTTCTGCGTGTTGCGACTGGTGTTCTGGGTTTCTTAGGTGCCTGCGACTGGTGTTCTTGCGACTGGGTTCGTCGGTTTCTGCGTGGTGCGACTGGTGTTCTGCGTGTCGTGTTTGTAGGTTCCCTCGTCATTCCTCCTCGATTTCCAGCGGGCTCATGGTTGTGTTCTGGGATTGATTGGATTACGTCGACTGCGTATACTCCCTCGGTGACGGGTTCCTGCGGGTTGAACGGACGTTGATCTCTGGGCGTGTGTCCGTTTGGAGGTAATATTTCATTGACGTTTTGGATTGTTTGGATTGTTTTGTGAAGTGGACTGTGATTGTTTGGATTGCTTGGATTGTTTGGGTTGTTTTGTTGCGACTGGGATTTTTGGATTGTATTTTGTATAGTGGACTGTGGGTTGGGTTTGTTTATTTGGGTTCTTGCGGCTGAGATTACTGGGTGCATTTTTTCTGGCTTATATGGCTTCGACGAGTATAGCCATGGATGACATGGAGTTTCAATATGGGCATATAGAATTGGATGATGAGGAAGAATGTGGTTTTGAGATTGAGGATGACGTTGAGGAAGCGGTGCTGGTGGATGATCGTTGGTGTTTGGTGGGGAGGTTTTTGAATGCGAGATCGATAGATTTTGAAGCTATGAAACACACGTTGGCGGGGTTATGGAAGCCGGGCAAAGGCTTGTTTGTCAAGGAATTGGGGCCGAACCTTTTCTTATTTCAGTTTTACCATGAGATCGACATTAATCGTGTTATTAATGGCAGTCCTTGGACTTTCAATAGGCTACCATTGATATTTGGTAGAGTTCCACGAGGTGGAGATCCGAAAGCTGTAAAGCTTAATCAACTTGATATGTGGGTACAGATTCATGGCCTTTCTACGGGATTTATGACGGAGAAAATTGTCGTTACAGCTGCAAACTACATTGGCTCCTTTGTTGAATCGGATCCTAAGAACTATAATGGTCTTTGGCGGGATTATCTCCGAGTAAGAGTGACAGTGAACATTGATGTCCCATTGAAAAGACGAATGAAGCTTAAGAAAACGGGTGGTGAGTGGTTTTATGCTAATTTTAAATACGAATTTGCTCCGACATTTTGCTTTATCTGTGGTTTGATAGGTCATTCGGAAAACTTTTGTCCTAAGTTATTTGATACACCTGAGGATGAGATTGTTAAACCTTATGGGAGCTTTATGCGTGCGCAACCACGAAGGAAAAATCATCTATTGACCTCTCAGTATTTGCGTACGGGTACGGAGGCCGATGAGCAGTTTGACCATGCATCCCCGGTGCGACATGAGGAGGAGGATGATCGGCCAGCCATGCAAACTGGGAAGTTACCTTGTTTGGAGTTTGAGAATAATCCCCAGTCAAAGGTGGTTGATGATATTCCAGATTTGGTGGATGATGGGAATATTCCTCTTAATGAAAATTTGAATCATAATGGCAACAAGACTAATGTTTCCAAGTCTAGTGTCAATGAAAGAGGAAAGTCAGTTGTGTTTGGAAATCATGTGCCAAGCGGGAAAGGTCAACCTTCACTTTTCCTTGGTGGAATTATCGGTCCACATGGAGGACAAGGAGGCCGTGGGCCTTCTACTGAGTCCAAAAGAAGGCGTCAACATGAAGGGGTTGGTGGGCCTGACTATGTTGATATGGAAGCGGAGGATAGTGCTGATATGGATGTTAATGGACTCTCAAAAAACGAGTTCGAGGTGGGTTCTGGTTTCCAGGCCCACCGGGCATTATGAGTACATTAAGTTGGAATTGTCGTGGGATGGGCAACCCACGGGCGATACAATTCCTATATGATACTGTAGCCCATAGGAAACCAGATTATATCTTTTTATGTGAAACTTTGTGTCGTAAGGATGTGTTGGAGCGAGTTCGAGCTAAGTTGAAGTTTGAAGGTATGTTTGCGGTTGATGCATGTGGTAGGAGTGGGGGGGTTGCTTTACTATGGAGGAATAAGGAAGACGTCAAAGTATTGAACTATGCCACGAATTTTGTGGATGTGGAGGTGCGGCCTACTGATGTTGGGGAGTGGCGACTTACGGGGTTCTATGGGGAATCTAAGAGAAGCTTGCGTGGGGCTTCTTGGGAGCAACTCCGGACGTTGGCTCGTGGAAACACTCTTCCTTGGTGTGTAATTGGTGACATGAACAATGTTTTATCTCAAGAAGACAAAAAAGGGGGACATCCCTATCCTAACTGGTTAGTTGACGGCTTCCGGGACACTATTCAGGAGTGTGGGTTAATTGATTTAGACATTGTGGGGCATCAGTTCACTTGGGAGAAAAGTCGGGGAACCGATAATTGGATAGAGGTCCGTTTAGATCGTGCTCTGGTGACAGACAGATGGCTCAAAATGTTCCCACGGGCTAAACTTATTAATCTCGAGGTATCTTCTTCTGATCATTGTCCCATTTTCCTTGACTTGGTTCGGCATAATATAGCTACCGGGAGTCGCAAATTTCGCTTTGAAAATTGCTGGCTTCGGGAACCTCTGTGTTATCAGGTGGTAAAGGAGTGTTGGGAGGAGTATAATCTAGCGGGTATCCAAGAGAAAATACAACGGTGTGGGGAATCTCTTTCGGTTTGGGGCAAAGATTATTCGGGTAATTTTGCTTCTCGTATAAAATATTGGAAGAAGGAGGTGAGGCGGTGGAAGAAAGGTAGAGATCCTGATGCTATTTCTAAATATAAGGAAGCTGAGACAGAACTTTTTGAAGTTCTTACTCAGAAGGAGGTGTTTTGGCGTCAACGATCGAAACAATTGTGGCTTCAGGAGGGGGATAAAAATAGCAAATTTTTCCATGCAACAGCTTCTTCTCGGCGCCGTATGAATGCTATTGATAAACTCCAATGCGACGATGGAAGTTGGGTTGACTGGGAATCGGGTCTATCAGATGTCATGTGTTCTTACTTCCAGAATCTGTTTACTAGTTCCAACTGTACTATGGATGATGTTCTTGATGGGATTTCTGCTACTGTGACTTCAACTCAGAATGACTCTCTCTTGCAACCTTTGACTGATGAGGAGGTAAAAGATGCTCTATTTCAGATGCACCCAGATAAATCCCCTGGACCCGATGGCATGACTCCAGGTTTTTATCAAAAGTGTTGGGCAATTGTGGGTAATGACGTCATCAAACAGGTCCGCTCTTTTTTCTTATTTGGACAGTTGCCTACTGGTCTTAATCATACTAATTTAGTGTTGATCCCTAAGAAGAAAAATGCCACTACTATGGGTGACATGCGCCCGATTGCTCTTTGTAATGTCCTCTACAAGGTTTGCTCCAAGGTTCTAGCTAATCGGTTGAAGCATGTTCTTCCTGCAGTCATTTCAGAGAATCAGAGTGCTTTCATTCCCGGGCGTCTTATCACTGATAATATTATGATTTCGTTTGAGGTGATGCATTATCTCAAGCGGAAAAGAGTTGGAAAGGAAGGTTATATGGCTCTCAAGCTTGATATGAGTAAAGCGTATGACCGTGTTGAGTGGCTTTTTCTTAAGAATATCATGCTAAAAATGGGCTTTAATGCGAGTGTGGTTGATCTTATTTTGCATTGTGTCTCAACGGTTTCGTACACTATTACTCATGGGGGTCGTGAGATGGGGCCAATTGTTCCTGGAAGGGGTATTAGACAGGGAGATCCGCTCTCtccttatttatttcttttgtgtGCTGAAGGATTTTCTTCTCTCATAAAAAGATTTGAAGTTCGGGGAGCTCTTCATGGTTGCCGTGTGTGTAATGGTGCCCCCATAATTTCTCATATGTTGTTTGCGGATGATTGCTATATCTATTGTAAGGCTATTGAAAGGGAGGCTCGTAGTGTTCTTCTTCTGCTTCAACTATTTGAACAAGCCTCAGGTCAGTGTGTTAATTACTCTAAATCTACTATCTTCTTTAGCCTCAACACAACTTCGGCCTCTAGACAAGATATGTGTAATCTTCTTCGAATGAATGAAGCTCCTGAAAACAGTTTGTATCTTGGCCTTCCTTGTATCATGGGCCGTAATAAGAATGCTATTCTTGGCTTCTTGAAGGATAAGATGCAGAAGAGAATTCAGAGTTGGGAAGGTCGCTTGCTCTCAAAAGCCGGAAAAGAGGTATTGATTAAAACAGTGGCTCAATCTCTTCCTACATATGCTATGTCTGTTTTCTTGTTGCCGGTGGAAACCTGTAATAAGCTAGAGGGTATGATGAGCAAATATTGGTGGAGTTCGGGATCCAATCAGAACCGTGGGGTAAGTTGGGTGAGTTGGAGGAAGCTGTGCCGTCATAAGCATCATGGGGGGCTTGGTTTTCGAGACTTAAGGGATTTCAACTTAGCCATGTTGGGAAAACAAGCTTGGAGGTTAGTTACAAATGCTCAT is a window from the Cannabis sativa cultivar Pink pepper isolate KNU-18-1 chromosome 1, ASM2916894v1, whole genome shotgun sequence genome containing:
- the LOC133034063 gene encoding uncharacterized protein LOC133034063; this translates as MGNPRAIQFLYDTVAHRKPDYIFLCETLCRKDVLERVRAKLKFEGMFAVDACGRSGGVALLWRNKEDVKVLNYATNFVDVEVRPTDVGEWRLTGFYGESKRSLRGASWEQLRTLARGNTLPWCVIGDMNNVLSQEDKKGGHPYPNWLVDGFRDTIQECGLIDLDIVGHQFTWEKSRGTDNWIEVRLDRALVTDRWLKMFPRAKLINLEVSSSDHCPIFLDLVRHNIATGSRKFRFENCWLREPLCYQVVKECWEEYNLAGIQEKIQRCGESLSVWGKDYSGNFASRIKYWKKEVRRWKKGRDPDAISKYKEAETELFEVLTQKEVFWRQRSKQLWLQEGDKNSKFFHATASSRRRMNAIDKLQCDDGSWVDWESGLSDVMCSYFQNLFTSSNCTMDDVLDGISATVTSTQNDSLLQPLTDEEVKDALFQMHPDKSPGPDGMTPGFYQKCWAIVGNDVIKQVRSFFLFGQLPTGLNHTNLVLIPKKKNATTMGDMRPIALCNVLYKVCSKVLANRLKHVLPAVISENQSAFIPGRLITDNIMISFEVMHYLKRKRVGKEGYMALKLDMSKAYDRVEWLFLKNIMLKMGFNASVVDLILHCVSTVSYTITHGGREMGPIVPGRGIRQGDPLSPYLFLLCAEGFSSLIKRFEVRGALHGCRVCNGAPIISHMLFADDCYIYCKAIEREARSVLLLLQLFEQASGQCVNYSKSTIFFSLNTTSASRQDMCNLLRMNEAPENSLYLGLPCIMGRNKNAILGFLKDKMQKRIQSWEGRLLSKAGKEVLIKTVAQSLPTYAMSVFLLPVETCNKLEGMMSKYWWSSGSNQNRGVSWVSWRKLCRHKHHGGLGFRDLRDFNLAMLGKQAWRLVTNAHSLVSRVYKARYYPQGSFLSASLGPNPSFIWKSIFETQALIKEGARRGVGPGTNISVQFDPWLADESQPWVTSRATGMETWTVNNLMVVGERAWDLEVVSDIFNDRDKEIIIRTNIDQETPIDTWYWHKDLYGFYTVREAYRLLHHSEITNTSESEIKIWKIAWKLHVPPKVHQLMWCALSGCLATKVQLTTKHIPLDQACPMCNQVPETIYHLLVQCSFARSCWHLSVLNWSHTPMESFWDWFSHILLQHSSTAQEELPMVLWAIWYARNEVVWRDKSMSAAEVILLARVVLNQWRNAQQRRMGSLLVPTGSREDLEHWVKPVMGKIKANVDGAIFASDGRFGAAGVARDSQGRFIEGFTVLRVGCVDSAMAELVGVKEALSCIKRKHWGPVELETDSLVVVQAVQSTVEIPSPFGLQVAVCRSLLADLPLVSINFVKRSVNKAAHCLARSSCFYPDRIFREDDVPPDFLSIGHSNWAKEVEDEITDETDQIHFQESARSHWKSFKEEKLVYRDPKLKFTEPIIKNGIKIAQLDLEEVKEEAANWNSAVICMVLGANPPMAVFEGFIKRIWGHLGIKQIVKMTRGLVMINFNDEASRDQVLEAGVLQFDRKPVIVRPWTSDLNSVKLVRSAPLWIRLHDLGLQYWGTNCLSALVSTVGKPIMVDQHTKDRTRVQFARVLVEMDITDTPLRTIQYVNEYGQIVDQNIDYEWLPVKCKSCMGYGHIMADCQKGEMKQKQQELKGRDSAQPNVQVQENKERNKQAEATATREINSQKENGARAQNKDWVTPRKTFS